The Maribacter aquivivus DNA window TAGCATCCATTTTTTTAATCCATCTCTAGAAATTAAAACACCTCCTAAAATTCCGCCTATGGAAAGAAAGATAACTCCTGCTGTACCAAAAATGGTTCCTAGTTGTTCTGTTGAATATCCTAATCCGCCTTTATCGGGAGAATCTAGAAGAAATGGTGATGTCATTTTTACTAATTGAGATTCACCTAAACGATAGGTTAGAATAAAGGCTAGTGCTATACCAATACCTGGTTTTTTGAAAAAAGTAGTAAAAACTTCTAAGAACCCAGCTGGCTTTTCTTTTTCTTCGGTACTTTCAGATTCATACTTTGGTGTGACAAAGAAATTGGTCACCGTCATTATCAACATTAAAAATGCTGCTGCAGACATAGTCACACTCCAAGCTTTGGTATTGTCACTATATTTATTCTCTAAAAATCCTGCTAAAACAACAATCAACCCTTCACCAGTTACCATTGCTAGTCGATAAAAAGTGCTTCGCATGCCTACGAAAAAAGATTGTTTCTTTTCGGTCAAACCTAACATATAATACCCATCTGATGCTATATCATTGGTTGCCGATGCAAAAGCGGCCATCCAAAAACAGGCTAATGATGAAATGAAAAACATATTGGTAGGTAAGGTTAAGCCAACGCCCAATAACGAAACCGCAATTAATAGTTGCATGGCTAAAAACCATTTACGTTTGGTGCTTTTAAGATCTACAAACGGACTCCATAATGGTTTTAATACCCATGGTAAATACAGTAAACTGGTATATAGACCAATGTCCTCATTGCTAACGCCTAATTTTTTGTACATAATTACCGAAACGGTAACTACCAAAACATACGGCAACCCTTGTGTGAAATATAAAACCGGAACCCATGCCCAGGCGCCTTTATCTTTTTGAATCATTTTTAGGATTATTCTTTAGGTTGATGACTGTTGGTTTCGTTTCTGCGCCATAAAAATCAATAAAACTGATGCTGTAAAATGATTTACGATAATCTGATTTTGATATACAAATGGAATTAGAATTCGATGCTACTAAATTTTTTGAGAGCAATTTTTTAATAGGATATTCCTCTTTAACTTTTCTCCCTGCCTTGTACAAAAGTGCATAATGCAAGCCTCTTAAATCATCGTATTTTAAAATGACTTCATCACCTTCTAATAAAACATCTAAAAGTTTAGGTGTCGTTGA harbors:
- a CDS encoding MFS transporter, yielding MIQKDKGAWAWVPVLYFTQGLPYVLVVTVSVIMYKKLGVSNEDIGLYTSLLYLPWVLKPLWSPFVDLKSTKRKWFLAMQLLIAVSLLGVGLTLPTNMFFISSLACFWMAAFASATNDIASDGYYMLGLTEKKQSFFVGMRSTFYRLAMVTGEGLIVVLAGFLENKYSDNTKAWSVTMSAAAFLMLIMTVTNFFVTPKYESESTEEKEKPAGFLEVFTTFFKKPGIGIALAFILTYRLGESQLVKMTSPFLLDSPDKGGLGYSTEQLGTIFGTAGVIFLSIGGILGGVLISRDGLKKWMLPMVLSLNLPNILYAILAVTNTTNIYAVTATVIFEKFGYGFGFAAFLMYLIYIADGKSKTSHYAISTGFMALGMMLPGMASGYIQQWLGYDGFFVWVVIAALPALFLLKFISYPADFGKKTTAPNE